GCTCCCAGGACAAAGGCCGGATCGGCCCGCGCCGGAGATAGCTCCAGCAGGATCACCGTCCCCAGAGGAATCGGCCCCAGGAGGATCAGTCCCGAAAGGATCAGTCCCAGGAAGGCCAGCGACCGCCCCACGTCAGGCCGTGCGTCGCAGGCGCCGCCGGTACATCTCCACGATCTCCTCCACGGTCGTGGCGTCGGATGGCCCCTTGTCCTCGCGGTAGCGGCCTGTGAAGCGGGGGAAGCGGATGGCCAGGCCGCTGCCCTGGCGGAAGCGGTCCCACCCCGCGGTGTGCACCGGGCTCAGGGTGATCTCGGCGCCCACAATCTCCAGCACCAGCTCCGGCGTACACCAGACATCGGGCTCCAGGCGGGACTCCACCCGGGGGTCGGGGGTGCTGCGCAGGTGGGGCTTGAGGCGGCGGGGCAGCTCAGCCAGGTCCCGGTCGCTGAAGCCCGACCCGACCTTGCACACGGTGAAGAAGCGGTCGGTGGCGCGGTCGCAGGCTGCCATGAGCAGAGCGCCGTAGGCGCCGGCGCGTTTGCCCCGGCCGTGGAACGCCCCTACCACCACCAGGTCCACCGGCTCGCTCATCTCGCTGCGGTACTCCCGCTTGAACTTGATCCACAGCCATCCCCTCGCCCCGGCCTGGTAGACCCCGCCCGGGGCCTTGCACAGCAGCCCCTCGCAACCTTCGGCGATGGCCTCCTCGAAGAAGGCCTGCAGAGCCTCCGGGTCCTCCACCTCCCGGGAGGCGGCAAGCTGGAAGCGTTCCCCGGTGGTGATGACCCGCTGCAGTGCCGCCCGCCGTCGGGCGTAGGGCATGCGGGTCAGGTCCTCCCCATCCAGGTAAAGGGCGTCGAAGACGAAGAGGGCGGTGGGAATCTCCCGCACCGCTTCCGCTATGCCGTACTTCCGCCGCCGCGGCATCAGGTCCTGGAAGGAGCGCAGCTCGCCGCTGTCCGGGTCAACGGCCACCACCTCCCCCTCGATGATCGCCTGTCGCGCCTTCAGGTAGGTCCGCACCAGCGCCACAACGTCGGGGTACTGGGCACTGATCCGCTCCAGGCGGCGGGAGAAGATCTGCACCTCCTCCCCCTGGCGGTGGATCTGCAGCCGCTCCCCGTCGTACTTGAACTCAGCGATGCAGCGGCCGCCCAGTTTCTGCAGGATTTCCCGGGCGTCCCCCAGGCGCTCCGCCAGCATGGGCCGGATGGGCTTGCCCACCACCACCGAGACGCGGCGCACCGCGGCCAGCCCGCCCCGGGCGATGCGGGCGGCGACAAACCCCAGGTCGGAGGTCAGGTTGTAGGCACGCTCCACCTCGGCACGCGCCTGCCGCCCGCCGCCGTAGACTTCGGCCAGGGCGTCCAGCACCGTCATGTCCCCCGCGCCCAGGCGCAGCTTACCGGTGACGGTGCGTACCAGGTAACGCGCCTCCAGCGGCGTAGCCCGCTGCAGCAGGCCGGCCACCTCTGCCAGGCGCGCCGCCTGGGCTCCGCTGCCGGAAGCGCGGGCGGCGCGGTCCAGGGCGGTGTAGACCTCATCCACGGTCAGGGTCGGCTGGCGACGGGGGTGCCCCGCCAGCAGCGCCTCCGCCGCCGTCCCCAAGTCTCCCTCCCGGGCCAGTCGCCGCGCCACCGCCTCCTCCGGAACGCCTGCGGCCTGGGCCACCGCCCGCAGGGCGGTCTTTTCAGCCACGCCGATCTCGATCCCCTCGAAGTCGGGGTAGAGTTTCCCCTGGGTCAGGTAGACGACGCGGGCGATGTCGTCCCGAGAAGTAGCGCGGAAGAGGTCGGCCAGGAGAGCGGTCATCTGCAGGCGGGAGGTCGTCCGCTCGATGGCCGCATAGGCTTCGGCCAGCACCTGGTATTTCATCCGGCGCGCCAGCCTCCTATCAGGACGCCGGCCACAGCGCCCAGCGTGTTAGCACCCAGGTCCCACCACTCCGCCTGCCGCCCGGGCAGCAGCCCCTGCAGCCCTTCCAGCACCGCCCCGTAGGTCACCACG
The nucleotide sequence above comes from Armatimonadota bacterium. Encoded proteins:
- a CDS encoding ATP-dependent DNA ligase is translated as MKYQVLAEAYAAIERTTSRLQMTALLADLFRATSRDDIARVVYLTQGKLYPDFEGIEIGVAEKTALRAVAQAAGVPEEAVARRLAREGDLGTAAEALLAGHPRRQPTLTVDEVYTALDRAARASGSGAQAARLAEVAGLLQRATPLEARYLVRTVTGKLRLGAGDMTVLDALAEVYGGGRQARAEVERAYNLTSDLGFVAARIARGGLAAVRRVSVVVGKPIRPMLAERLGDAREILQKLGGRCIAEFKYDGERLQIHRQGEEVQIFSRRLERISAQYPDVVALVRTYLKARQAIIEGEVVAVDPDSGELRSFQDLMPRRRKYGIAEAVREIPTALFVFDALYLDGEDLTRMPYARRRAALQRVITTGERFQLAASREVEDPEALQAFFEEAIAEGCEGLLCKAPGGVYQAGARGWLWIKFKREYRSEMSEPVDLVVVGAFHGRGKRAGAYGALLMAACDRATDRFFTVCKVGSGFSDRDLAELPRRLKPHLRSTPDPRVESRLEPDVWCTPELVLEIVGAEITLSPVHTAGWDRFRQGSGLAIRFPRFTGRYREDKGPSDATTVEEIVEMYRRRLRRTA